Proteins from a genomic interval of Equus quagga isolate Etosha38 chromosome 13, UCLA_HA_Equagga_1.0, whole genome shotgun sequence:
- the RNASEL gene encoding 2-5A-dependent ribonuclease has protein sequence METKSHNNPQGRPTPSSNGRVSMKDNNHLLIEAVKKGDMEQVQQLLEGGADVNFQEEEGGWAPLHNAVQNYREGLVELLLHHGADPCLRKRNGATPFIVAGIMGNVKLLQLFLSKGADVNECDSNGFTAFMEAAGKGHVEALRFLYENGATVNLSRKAKKDQEKLRKGGATALMDAAENGHVEVLKILLDEMGADVNVRDNMGRNALFHALRNSDNSNVEVITRLLLDHEADVNVRGEEGKTPLILAVEKKHLGLVSMLLEQERIEINDTDREGKTALLFAVQLKLKEIAQLLCNKGASTDCGDLVMIARRNYDSSLVDFLLRHGASEDFHPPADDWEPQSSRWGTALKHLHRMYRPMIGKLKIFIDEEYKIADTSEGGIYLGFYEEQEVAVKRFYEGSARGQREVSCLQSSRVRSSLVTFYGCESHGGCLYVCLALCEWTLEELLAHHGEEAVENEKGEFARKVLLSIFKAVEELHHSCGYSHQDLQPQNILIDSKKAVCLADFDKSIKLSGEPQEIKRDLEALGLLVLYVVRKGDTPFEKLKTKSNEEVIQLSPDEDARDLICQLLDPGKNVKDHLSGLLGHPFFWSWESRYRTLRNIGNESDIKTRKAKSNILQLLKLGKSEHSRSFVQWTSKIDSCVMRQMNKFYEKNGNFYQDTVGDLLKFIRNLGEHIDEEKNKEMKSKIGIPSQYFQKKFPDLVIYVYTKLQNTEYRKHFPNTQSK, from the exons ATGGAGACCAAGAGCCATAACAACCCTCAGGGGAGACCCACACCCTCCAGCAATGGGAGGGTTTCCATGAAAGACAATAATCATTTGTTGATTGAAGCTGTTAAAAAAGGCGATATGGAGCAGGTCCAGCAATTGCTGGAAGGAGGAGCTGATGTCAAtttccaggaagaggaaggaggctgGGCACCTTTGCATAATGCGGTGCAGAATTACAGGGAGGGCCTTGTGGAGCTTCTGCTTCATCATGGCGCTGACCCTTGCCTGAGGAAGAGGAATGGGGCCACTCCCTTCATCGTGGCTGGGATCATGGGAAATGTGAAGCTGCTCCAACTTTTCCTTTCTAAAGGAGCAGATGTCAATGAGTGTGATTCTAATGGCTTCACAGCTTTCATGGAAGCTGCTGGGAAGGGTCACGTGGAAGCATTAAGATTCTTGTATGAGAATGGAGCAACGGTGAATTTGAGTCGAAAGGCAAAGAAGGATCAAGAGAAGCTTAGGAAGGGAGGGGCCACAGCTCTCATGGATGCTGCTGAAAACGGACATGTAGAGGTCTTGAAGATCCTCCTTGATGAGATGGGGGCAGATGTCAATGTCCGTGACAATATGGGCAGAAATGCTTTGTTCCATGCTCTTCGGAACTCGGATAATAGTAATGTGGAGGTCATTACTCGCCTTCTGCTGGACCATGAGGCTGATGTCAATGtgagaggagaagaagggaagacGCCCCTGATCCTGGCAGTGGAAAAGAAGCACTTGGGTCTGGTGTCGATGCTTCTGGAACAAGAACGTATAGAGATTAATGACACAGACCGTGAGGGCAAAACAGCACTGCTGTTTGCTGTCCAACTCAAACTGAAGGAAATTGCCCAGTTGCTGTGCAACAAAGGAGCCAGCACAGATTGTGGGGATCTTGTTATGATAGCGAGGCGTAATTACGACAGTTCCCTTGTAGACTTTCTTCTCCGTCATGGAGCCAGTGAAGATTTTCACCCTCCTGCTGATGACTGGGAGCCTCAGAGCTCACGTTGGGGGACAGCCCTGAAACATCTCCACAGGATGTACCGCCCTATGATTGGCAAACTCAAGATCTTTATTgatgaagaatataaaattgcTGACACTTCTGAAGGGGGCATCTACCTGGGGTTCTATGAGGAGCAAGAGGTAGCTGTGAAGCGATTCTATGAAGGCAGCGCACGTGGACAAAGGGAGGTCTCCTGTCTGCAGAGCAGCCGAGTCCGCAGTAGCTTGGTGACATTCTACGGGTGTGAGAGCCACGGCGGCTGTCTGTACGTGTGCCTTGCCCTCTGTGAGTGGACACTGGAGGAGCTCTTGGCCCATCACGGAGAAGAGGCTGTGGAAAATGAGAAAGGTGAATTTGCCCGAAAAGTCCTCTTATCTATATTTAAGGCTGTCGAAGAACTCCACCATTCGTGTGGATACTCTCACCAGGATCTGCAGCCACAAAACATCTTAATAG ATTCCAAGAAAGCTGTTTGCCTGGCAGATTTTGATAAAAGTATCAAGCTGTCTGGAGAGCCACAGGAAATCAAGAGAGATCTGGAG GCCCTTGGACTGCTGGTCCTATATGTGGTAAGGAAGGGAGACACCCCTTTTGAGAAGCTGAAGACTAAGAGTAATGAAGAGGTGATTCAACTTTCTCCAGATGAGGATGCTCGGGACCTCATTTGTCAACTGTTGGACCCTGGGAAAAATGTGAAGGACCATCTGAGTGGCCTGCTGGGTCATCCCTTCTTTTGGAGTTGGGAGAG CCGCTATAGGACTCTTAGGAATATAGGAAATGAATCCGACATCAAAACGCGAAAAGCTAAGAGTAACATCCTCCAACTACTCAAACTTGGAAAGTCTGAACATTCCAGAAGTTTTGTCCAGTGGACTAGTAAG attgACAGCTGTGTTATGCGACAGatgaataaattttatgaaaaaaatggcaatttctATCAGGACACAGTGGGTGATCTGCTAAAGTTCATCCGGAATTTGGGAGAACACATTgatgaggaaaagaataaaga GATGAAGTCGAAAATTGGAATACCTTCCCAGTATTTTCAGAAGAAGTTTCCTGATCTGGTCATCTATGTCTATACAAAACTACAGAACACAGAATACAGAAAGCATTTTCCAAACACACAATCCAAATAA